From the Acidobacteriota bacterium genome, one window contains:
- a CDS encoding FHA domain-containing protein, which produces MTNGTSIETQLKDWLSQLAPEHKQVLLGILIEDDRLQRSARLDFAVHQLRRLCAERNLDWDAMAEGERESFLDSLIRENELYSTQVGRNSLAIVAPCHHCGRDMTPSDLYRIYFGERPPSVERTAAMLMVMDMDTDAHFPLASEDEITIGRLDPHRGIRPDVDLSKFDPASRISRRHARVTTRGHQFFIEDLGSANGTVINGRTRLKPQEPYPLVNGDVVKIGETTLKFVG; this is translated from the coding sequence ATGACCAATGGAACGTCTATCGAAACTCAACTCAAAGATTGGCTCAGCCAGCTTGCGCCGGAGCACAAACAGGTTTTGCTGGGAATCCTGATTGAGGATGACCGGTTGCAGCGGTCGGCTCGGTTGGATTTTGCCGTCCATCAACTCCGGCGATTGTGTGCCGAGCGGAATCTGGATTGGGATGCCATGGCCGAAGGTGAGCGGGAATCATTCCTCGATAGCCTGATCCGCGAAAATGAACTGTACTCCACACAAGTGGGCAGAAATTCCCTGGCCATTGTTGCGCCCTGCCATCATTGTGGCCGCGATATGACGCCGAGCGATTTGTACCGTATTTATTTCGGTGAACGACCGCCCAGCGTCGAACGCACAGCAGCGATGTTAATGGTGATGGATATGGACACCGATGCGCATTTTCCGCTGGCGTCGGAAGATGAAATAACGATTGGCCGACTCGATCCGCATCGAGGCATTCGACCCGACGTGGATTTGTCCAAGTTCGATCCGGCTTCGCGCATTTCGCGCCGCCATGCACGCGTCACCACACGCGGGCACCAGTTTTTTATCGAAGATTTGGGCAGCGCCAACGGAACCGTCATCAATGGACGCACTCGGCTGAAACCTCAAGAACCTTACCCGCTGGTCAACGGGGATGTTGTCAAAATTGGTGAAACTACGTTGAAATTTGTCGGCTGA
- a CDS encoding efflux RND transporter permease subunit, which produces MQKLAEICIQRPVFAAMIILSLVVVGASSYFKLGVDRFPAVDIPTVTVRATLPGASPEEAEAVLAQTLEEAVNTVEGIEQLRSVCSQGRAFVMATFNMNRNIDDAAQDVRDRVQGVTRLFPPGTDPPIVQKYDNERQGIMTIALSSNRSIRELSELADNVVRKQLERSSGVGEISISGGTTRSINIWADADRLAAYRIPITQVRNSVVRQNSDVPGGNVDAGRRELTLRTMGRIIEPSDFNDLVIASINGAPVRIRDIGYAEDGTKEERSVSRLTDLTNLGDDPKARLQAPAIPSVTIDVRRQTGANTMAVIEDVKKNMQVVQSQLPPDVKLEVIRDQSRYIRNALSEINVHLILGSLLACLVVLIFMRSWQSTVIAGIAIPASVISTFGMMKALDFTLNSVTMLALVLMVGVVIDDAIVVLENIFRFVEEKKMDPKQAAKEATKEIGLAVLATTLSLVVIFLPISFMSSISGRFLYQFGITAAVAIMVSLLVSFTLTPTMSARFINVSDVHHHEDLAGSRKGFYRYIDSSYTWMLKFVLRHRFIVWALAFVVMASSVPLYGLIKQDFIPSNVDEAEFNVNLSAPEGTSLVAMNEALLAVENELKQMPEVRMMLSQAGSSFLGSLNNADIYLRIPPHEERTLNFKKFWDGLKRGEPLAVFRGNYSARDVQQKVRQKLRKFTHLRPAVRNPQTINLGGGGFNDMDFALRGPDLNELVKYANQLRERAPELGLVDADVTLKVDKPELRVNIDRARAADLGVDSTDIATAMRIMVGGDDRVSRFHDERMNEDYDVAIRLKQGDRNDVDTISRLFVPSSNGGLVSMENVVKLEASDSSSRIDRLDRQRQVSLRANIAPGYALADRIVALREEVAKMNMPAGYNTAISGKGRELERTFSEFILAFLLSIAFMYMILASQFESIIHPVTILLSLPLAIPFALISLWAMNDTLNLYSALGILVLFGVVKKNAILQIDHMNGLRAKGMSRYDAIIQANRDRLRPILMTTLALVAGMLPLAVGTGPGAEERRSIATVVIGGQTLSLLLTLLMTPVAYSIFDDIAIWFGSHFKRKVKGKSPAKPVETPEQVPAGEAVATRAAHSEAGD; this is translated from the coding sequence ATGCAGAAACTGGCAGAAATTTGTATTCAGCGCCCTGTCTTTGCGGCGATGATTATCCTTTCCCTTGTTGTCGTCGGCGCGTCGAGTTATTTCAAACTCGGCGTTGACCGTTTTCCGGCGGTAGACATTCCGACCGTGACGGTGCGCGCCACCTTGCCCGGCGCTTCCCCTGAAGAAGCCGAAGCCGTGCTGGCTCAAACCCTGGAAGAAGCTGTCAATACTGTCGAAGGCATCGAACAACTCCGCTCCGTGTGCAGCCAGGGCAGGGCGTTCGTGATGGCGACCTTCAACATGAACCGCAATATTGACGACGCCGCTCAGGATGTGCGCGACCGTGTGCAGGGGGTCACGCGATTGTTTCCTCCGGGAACCGATCCGCCCATCGTTCAAAAATACGACAACGAGCGTCAGGGAATCATGACGATTGCACTGTCGTCGAATCGCTCAATCCGCGAACTGTCAGAACTGGCGGATAACGTCGTTCGAAAACAACTTGAGCGATCAAGTGGCGTGGGGGAAATCAGTATTTCAGGCGGCACGACCCGATCCATTAACATCTGGGCGGACGCGGATCGGCTGGCTGCCTATCGAATACCCATTACACAGGTTCGCAATTCTGTCGTTCGGCAGAATTCCGACGTTCCCGGCGGAAACGTGGACGCCGGGCGACGCGAATTGACGCTTCGCACAATGGGGCGAATCATTGAACCGAGTGATTTTAATGACTTGGTTATCGCCAGCATTAACGGCGCGCCAGTGCGCATTCGGGACATTGGCTATGCTGAAGACGGAACCAAAGAAGAGCGTTCAGTATCGCGCCTGACCGATTTAACCAACCTCGGCGACGACCCAAAGGCGAGACTTCAAGCGCCGGCAATCCCTTCCGTCACCATAGATGTTCGCCGTCAAACCGGCGCGAACACGATGGCCGTCATCGAAGACGTCAAAAAGAATATGCAGGTCGTCCAGTCGCAGTTGCCGCCGGACGTAAAACTGGAAGTCATTCGCGACCAATCGCGGTATATCAGAAATGCCTTGAGCGAAATCAACGTTCACCTGATTCTGGGCAGTTTGCTGGCCTGTTTGGTGGTGTTGATCTTTATGCGTTCCTGGCAGTCAACGGTCATCGCCGGGATTGCCATTCCCGCTTCCGTCATTTCGACGTTCGGAATGATGAAGGCCCTGGATTTCACCCTGAACAGCGTGACGATGTTGGCGCTGGTGTTGATGGTTGGCGTGGTGATTGACGACGCGATTGTGGTGCTGGAAAACATTTTCCGATTTGTCGAAGAGAAGAAGATGGATCCGAAACAAGCCGCGAAAGAGGCGACCAAGGAAATTGGTTTGGCGGTTTTGGCGACGACCTTGTCGCTGGTCGTCATCTTCCTGCCGATTTCGTTCATGTCTTCGATTTCCGGCAGGTTCCTCTACCAATTCGGCATCACGGCGGCAGTGGCAATCATGGTTTCGCTGCTGGTGTCTTTCACATTGACGCCGACGATGAGCGCTCGATTTATCAACGTCAGCGATGTTCATCACCACGAAGACCTGGCCGGTTCGCGCAAAGGGTTTTACCGATACATTGATAGTTCCTACACCTGGATGTTGAAGTTCGTTTTGCGACATCGGTTTATTGTGTGGGCGCTGGCGTTTGTGGTGATGGCGTCTTCCGTGCCCCTGTACGGCCTGATCAAGCAGGACTTCATTCCCAGCAACGTGGACGAAGCAGAATTTAACGTCAATCTTTCAGCTCCGGAAGGCACCAGCCTGGTTGCAATGAACGAAGCCTTGCTGGCAGTGGAAAACGAACTCAAGCAAATGCCCGAAGTTCGCATGATGCTGTCTCAGGCGGGAAGTTCATTTTTGGGATCTCTCAATAACGCCGATATTTACCTGCGCATTCCTCCGCACGAAGAGCGCACCCTCAACTTCAAAAAATTCTGGGACGGTTTGAAGCGCGGCGAGCCGTTGGCGGTCTTTCGCGGGAATTATTCCGCGCGCGATGTACAACAGAAAGTTCGCCAGAAATTGCGCAAGTTTACGCATCTGCGCCCGGCGGTTCGCAATCCGCAAACAATCAATTTGGGCGGCGGCGGATTCAACGATATGGATTTCGCTTTACGCGGCCCGGATTTGAATGAGTTGGTCAAATACGCCAACCAATTGCGCGAACGTGCGCCGGAACTTGGTTTGGTGGATGCTGACGTTACGTTGAAGGTGGATAAACCGGAATTGCGCGTCAACATTGACCGCGCGCGCGCCGCCGATTTGGGCGTGGATTCCACGGACATCGCCACCGCGATGAGGATCATGGTTGGCGGTGATGATCGTGTTTCGCGTTTTCACGACGAGCGGATGAATGAAGATTACGATGTGGCAATCCGGTTGAAACAAGGCGACCGAAACGACGTGGACACCATTTCCCGATTGTTCGTTCCTTCTTCAAACGGCGGATTGGTCAGCATGGAAAACGTGGTCAAACTGGAAGCATCGGACTCGTCTTCCAGAATTGACCGTCTGGATCGTCAACGACAGGTTTCCTTGCGCGCAAACATTGCTCCGGGGTACGCATTGGCTGATCGTATTGTGGCACTGCGCGAAGAAGTGGCCAAGATGAACATGCCCGCCGGGTATAACACGGCGATTTCCGGTAAAGGCCGCGAGTTGGAACGCACGTTCAGCGAATTCATCCTCGCCTTCCTGCTTTCGATTGCCTTTATGTACATGATTCTGGCTTCGCAATTTGAAAGCATCATCCATCCGGTAACCATTTTGCTCAGTTTGCCGTTGGCAATTCCGTTTGCGCTGATTTCCCTGTGGGCGATGAATGACACGCTGAATCTGTATTCCGCGCTGGGAATTCTGGTGTTGTTCGGTGTGGTCAAGAAAAACGCCATCTTGCAAATTGACCACATGAACGGATTACGAGCCAAAGGGATGAGCCGATACGATGCCATTATCCAGGCCAATCGTGACCGGTTACGCCCGATTCTGATGACGACACTGGCGCTGGTTGCCGGTATGTTGCCGTTGGCGGTCGGCACAGGGCCGGGCGCCGAGGAGCGGCGTTCAATTGCAACGGTTGTCATCGGCGGTCAAACCCTGTCCTTGTTGCTGACCCTGCTGATGACTCCCGTGGCGTATTCGATTTTCGACGATATTGCCATCTGGTTCGGAAGCCACTTTAAGCGCAAGGTGAAGGGGAAAAGCCCGGCCAAGCCCGTTGAAACGCCCGAACAAGTTCCGGCGGGCGAAGCCGTCGCCACCCGAGCAGCTCATTCCGAAGCGGGCGATTAA